The genomic DNA CTGCTCTCGGACATGGTCACGTCCTTCTGAGCCATTTCCACGCTCTTCTGGCCGATAATCAGGTCAGGGCGATGCGCGTAGGCCCGGGTCAGGCAGTCCCGAAGGGTCAGATCAAACGGAATGTACCGCAGTTCGCCCACATACTGGATCGGGGCTTCCAGGGGAATGTTCAGCAAGGTGTTGAGCTGGGCTTCCTGGGTGGAGACGCTGTTGCGCGACGTGAGAAGCAACTGCTTGGCGGTGGCCAGATCGACCTCGGCGTCCAAGACCTCGGCCTTGGGCCGCAGTCCGACCTCGTAGAAAGCGTTGGTCACCTTGAGCTGGGATTCCAAACGGGCCACAGAATCCTCGGCGCTCTTGACGTCCATGCGCGCCTTGAGCAGAGACAGGAAGTTGGCCTGGACGGATTCGATCAGGGTCAATTCAACATTGGTCAGAGAAGCCTCGGTGGACTCTCGATTCAACTTGGCCTTCTGCCAGTTGGCCAGGAGGTTGAAGCCCTGGAAAATCGGCTGGGAAAGATTCAGGGAGGCGACCCAATCATCTTCCTGACCGCTGTAGGAATTGCCGCGATTGTAATGGGTATACCCGAAAGCCGCGCCGAAAGCGGGTCCGAACTGCCCCAACGCCGACCTCTGGCCGAATTCCGCACCCTTCAACTGAGCTCGAATGGCCTGCATGTTCGGATTGGACGTCAAGGCGCGTTGCACGCACCGTCCAAGATCGTAGGGACCGGAGATGTCGTCCGTCTCCGAGACGCTCATTGCCGGATCGGCATCCTGAGCGAAAACAATACCGGCCGAAGCCAGGAGGGTCGAAAAAATCAGGGCCAAAAACAACCGGGTACAGTTCATATTCGAATTCCTGCCTGAAATTGCACGTTAAGTTGAACCATCAACAATCATCAATCCAACTGTTTATCAACTCTCTTTCCAGGCCGCAAGCCCAAAAGATCAATCGTTGCGTAACACCGCGCAGTCGGACGGATCGCCCTGGAGCTTCTCCAAAGTATGCCGGAAAGTCGGCAACAGGGGGGCGAGGCATTCCGCCACGGCCTTGGGACTGCCGGGCATGTTGACGACAAGTGCCCGCCCCAAGGTTCCGGCCACGGCGCGGGAGATGGCCCCGTGCGGTGTCTTGGCCAGACTGGCCGCGGTCATGGCCCGCTCATAGCCAGGCAGACGCTTCTCTATGACGGCCAGCGTCGCCTCGGGAGAAACATCCCGGGGAGCGACGCCCGTGCCGCCCGTGGTCAGGATGAGATCGAAGCCCTGAGTCAGGGCCAAGTCAGCCAGGAGGCCCTTGAGCTGGCCCTCCTCGTCCGGAATGACGAATCCCTGCACGCAGTTCAGGTCCAGGGCCTCGCCCACGAGCCTGCCCACCAGCGGGCCGGATTCGTCCACGCGCTCGCCCCTGGCTCCCTTGTCGCTCAAGGTGATCCACGCCAGGGCGT from Pseudodesulfovibrio thermohalotolerans includes the following:
- a CDS encoding TolC family protein, whose protein sequence is MNCTRLFLALIFSTLLASAGIVFAQDADPAMSVSETDDISGPYDLGRCVQRALTSNPNMQAIRAQLKGAEFGQRSALGQFGPAFGAAFGYTHYNRGNSYSGQEDDWVASLNLSQPIFQGFNLLANWQKAKLNRESTEASLTNVELTLIESVQANFLSLLKARMDVKSAEDSVARLESQLKVTNAFYEVGLRPKAEVLDAEVDLATAKQLLLTSRNSVSTQEAQLNTLLNIPLEAPIQYVGELRYIPFDLTLRDCLTRAYAHRPDLIIGQKSVEMAQKDVTMSESSFYPSVTGRWDYVTRGDDPSVSGSGYRSEASSEYWTAGVDATMEIFQWGADYYDSKRYDEMVKQMQADLENTRLNAGFEVKSSILNLQEAADRISVAKKSVVAAEEAYRMAVARYQAQVGTNTDVLNAQERLSLAEAQLSQALADYGTAVSKLYVAMGEKNLGLKEVK
- a CDS encoding MogA/MoaB family molybdenum cofactor biosynthesis protein yields the protein MSCKNLNLRLEAPVKKGGLIHLCSLAGGAFPAPLVTDTIRPGLLVGDRLTGDGGAFLVRSAAWLTQGTEDASRPLYLVEALDDMTPGEGRFEVSRTGYALAWITLSDKGARGERVDESGPLVGRLVGEALDLNCVQGFVIPDEEGQLKGLLADLALTQGFDLILTTGGTGVAPRDVSPEATLAVIEKRLPGYERAMTAASLAKTPHGAISRAVAGTLGRALVVNMPGSPKAVAECLAPLLPTFRHTLEKLQGDPSDCAVLRND